AGAATGGCGCGCAACGCTTGCGGAATCACCACGTGGATCATCTCTTTGCTGCGCGAATAACCGAACGCCTGCGCCGCCATGCTCTGATCGCGATCGGTCGCCATAATGCCACCGCGAATAATTTCAGCGCAGAAGGCGGTTTCATTGATCATCAGGGCGACCAGCGCGCTGGTGAACGGGCTTAAACGCAGGCCGAATTCCGGCAGCACGTTGTACAGCAGAATCAGCTGCAGCAACACCGGCGTGCCGCGCAGCGTATAGATGTAGATTTTCACCGGCACGCGGATAAACCAGTGCTTTGAGCTGCTGGCTAACGCCAGGAAAAAGCCAATCAAAATGCCGCCCGCCAGCGCACCAACCAACAGCTGCACGGCAATTACGGCACCTTCCCAGAGGTAGGGGAAAGTCAGGTACTTAAGAAAATCATCCAAGGCGTTATCCTCCTCAACGCCTCGTTTGAGGGGTTTACCCAAACGAGGCAGCTGAGTTTATGCATTAACCACGCGCAACCACTGGGCGTTCGGCAGCGCTGCCCTGGCCCCAGTAATCCAGCAGTTTTTTCTGTACGCCGCTCTCCTGAATCACCTTCATCGCGTCCAGCACGGCAGCGCGCAGCGTGGCGTTATCTTTGGCAATCGGGAAGCCGACCATGATTGGCAGGTCCACGGTGAAGCCGCTCTGCAGCGTTTTGTCCGCTTTGGCGATGGCGATGGCTGAACCGGCTTCGGTCAGATACACATCGGCGCGACCGCTTTTCACCGCCTGAATGCTGTTGTCGGTGTTCTGCACCATCAGCATGCTCACTTCCGGTTTACCGGCGGCGCTGCATTTGGCGCTCTGCTCTGGCACCAGCTTGTTGGCTTCGTAGGAACCCGCAGCAGCGGCGACGGTTTTGCCGCACAGGTCATCAACACTATTGATTTTCTTCGGGTTGCCTTGGGCCAGAATCGAACCGTCCTGCACCTGCATGGAAGCCACGAAAGCGATCTGTTTCATGCGCTCTTCAGTGACGTACAGCATCGGGCCGATGTCGGCGCGTCCACTGGAGATCGAGGTGAGCAGCACGTTGAACGAGCCGCTTTGATAACTGTGTTTCGCACCAAGGCAGCTGCTGATGCGCTCGAACAGGGAGGGATCGAGACCTTCAATGATGCTGGGATCTTTTTCCGAGGGCGCTTCAAAGCCTTTGGTGTAGCCGCCGAGGCCAACCACCAGATCTTTGCCTTTCAGCGCGGGATACTTGGTTTGTAGCGCTTTACACTGCGCCATGGCTGCGAAGTCGCTGGCGGTGGGCGTGATGGGATCGGTGCTGGCGGCGTGAGCGCTGGAGATGCCCGCCAGTAAGCTGCCGGTGAGACCAGAGATTAACAAAGCAGTGCGTGCAAATTTCATAAGAAGGTTCCCCTGATGCTGGTAAATGAAAAAGCGATGACCTTGTGATTTATGAACGTCTTTGGTGCTTTTTTAGGTGGCCGCCATGAATGGCGACCCTACGGAAATGGCGAGGCTCAGTATCCTCTTGCCGCATCAACCTGGTTGCGCAGCGGTTGTCCGTGGCGGTAACGCGCCAGATTATCGAGAAACACCTCAAGGCAACCGGCGAGGTAAGCGCTGTGATCGTCGAGGCTGCAGTGCGGCGTCATCACCACGCCGGGCGTGTGCCACAGCGGGTCGTCGACCGGTAACGGCTCTTGCGGATACACATCCAGCACCGCGCCCGCCAGTTCACCTGCCTGCAGTTTTTCGCGCAGGGCGGAGTAATCGAACACATCGGCGCGACCGACAATCACGATACCGGCGCGTGCGGGCAACCGGTCCAGACGCTGGCGATCGAACAGGTTGTGCGTTTGTGGCGTCAGCGGCAGGGTGGAAACCACTACATCAACCTGCGGCAACACTTCATCTACGGCATCAATGCGGATGCAGCGCGCCACGTTGGCATCGCGCTGGCCGCTGCGCGTCACGCCAATCACGCGGTACCCTTGCGCGCTCAGCAAATTTGCCGCGGCCGCACCAATTCCGCCCACGCCCAGCAGCAGCACGGTTTTTCCGCGTGCGCAGCCGCCAAACGTCGGACGCCACAAACGCTGCGCCTGATCCTGCAGAAAACCGGGAATGCCAAAGTTAAACATCAGCGCCGCCATCAAAATGAACTCGGCCCCTTTATCGCCGTGCACGCCAGAAGCATTGGTGAGCGTTACGCCTTGCGGCCAGTGCGCCAGCCACTGCTCAACGCCAGCGGACATCACCTGCACCCAGCCGAGGTGCGGCGTGCTGAACTGGTCGAGCGCCAGCTTGCGGCCGCTCCACAGAATGTCGCAGCGGGCAAGGAAACTGGCGGTCTGCGCCGCATCGCTGTTTTCGCTCAACGTGAAGTGATTACGCAGTTGCGCATGCGCATTCAGCTGCTGTTGCAACTGCTCGAGCGAAAGATGGAGCGCGTGTGGGGCGCTGGCGTCGTTCTCGATATGGATATGCATCAGCGCATCGCCGTCACTTCCATCTCGACCAGCAGGTCAGGATGGTTGAGCTGAATACCCACGGTGGCGCGTGCCGGGAAGGGGAACTGAAAGAATTCACTGTAAGCAGCATTCATCTCGCTGAAGGTGCTGAGGTCAGTGAGATAGATCGTTACGCGTACCACGTTGTCGAAGGTCATTTGCGCTTCGCTCAGCAGGTCGCCGACGTTTTTCAGCACCTGGCGCGTCTGACTGGCGATGTCCTGGCCAACAATCTCGCCGCTGTAGGGATCCATCGCCACCTGGCCGGAAATAAACAGCATCGGTTCGTGCAGCACGGCGGCGGAGAGCGGCGCGGGCCCCATTGGGCGGTCGCTGGCGTTCATTCCGGGGTAACTAAGCGCAATCTTCATGGTGAAATCTCAGGTAAAACTGTTTCACCGCAATTTCGTATACGATTATACAAGTGTCAATGTGCGATTTTTAACCATTGGGTCAAAAAGGTGATGTGCATCACGTAATAGGATTTAGTGATATATCGATCAAGACATTGAATTTAATGATTTTATTGAATTTATGATAGTGAGAGTTGAGGGGTTGAATGAATCGTATACGATTTTCTTATTGCTCTATGTTAACCCGGTAACCATGGTGGTTAACGCCTCATCGCTGGCCAGGATTTCCGGCTGCACAATCCGCGGTCAAAGGGTATACTGGCGCACTCTTTTTTTAACCGATCCGTATCGCGTGCGAATTCAACATGCAAAAGTTTGATACCAAGACCTTTCAGGGCCTGATCCTGACCTTGCAGGATTACTGGGCGCGTCAAGGCTGCACCATTGTCCAACCGTTGGACATGGAAGTGGGCGCCGGCACCTCTCACCCGATGACTTGCCTGCGCGCCTTAGGCCCAGAGCCGATGGCGACCGCCTATGTGCAGCCATCTCGTCGTCCGACTGACGGACGTTACGGTGAAAACCCGAACCGTTTGCAGCACTATTACCAGTTCCAGGTGGTGATTAAGCCCAACCCGGACAATCTTCAGGAGCTGTACCTTGGGTCGCTGAAAGAGCTGGGTATGGATCCCACCATCCACGACATTCGCTTTGTCGAAGACAACTGGGAAAACCCTACGCTTGGCGCATGGGGACTCGGTTGGGAAGTGTGGCTAAACGGCATGGAAGTGACGCAGTTCACTTACTTCCAGCAGGTGGGCGGCCTTGAGTGTAAGCCGGTGACCGGCGAGATCACTTACGGCTTAGAGCGCCTGGCGATGTACATTCAGGGCGTAGACAGCGTTTACGATCTGGTGTGGAGCGACGGTCCGTTTGGTAAAACCACCTACGGCGAAGTGTTCCATCAGAACGAAGTGGAACAGTCGACCTACAACTTCGAATACGCTGACGTCGACTTCCTTTTCACCTGCTTCGAGCAGTATGAGAAAGAAGCACAGCAGCTGCTGGCGCTGGAAAAACCGCTGCCGCTGCCGGCTTATGAGCGCATTTTGAAAGCGGCGCACAGCTTTAACCTGCTGGACGCACGCAAGGCGATTTCGGTTACCGAACGCCAGCGCTATATCCTGCGTATCCGCACCCTGACGAAAGCCGTGGCGGAAGCCTATTATGCGTCCCGTGAGGCGCTTGGCTTCCCGTTGTGCAATAAAAACAAGTAAGAGGCAGCCATGACCGATAAAACTTTCCTGGTGGAAATTGGCACCGAAGAGTTGCCTCCGAAAGCGCTGCGCAGCCTGGCAGAAGCCTTTGCTGCGCACTTCACCGCTGAACTCGATAGCGCCGGTTTGACGCACGGCGAAGTCAGCTGGTTTGCTGCTCCGCGCCGTCTGGCGCTGAAAGTGGCTACCCTGGCAGCTGCGCAGCCGGATCGCGAAGTTGAAAAACGTGGCCCGGCGATTGCCGCTGCGTTTGATGCCGACGGCAATGCGACCAAAGCGGCCGAAGGCTGGGCGCGTGGCAACGGCATCACCGTTGCTCAGGCTGAACGTCTGAGCACCGATAAAGGCGAATGGCTGGTGCATCGCGCCGCGATCACCGGCGAAAGCGCGCAGGCGCTGCTGCCCGCGATGGTTGCGACTGCACTGAGCAAGCTGCCGATTCCTAAGCTGATGCGCTGGGGCGCAAGCGACGTGCAGTTTGTGCGTCCGGTGCACACCGTTACGCTGCTGCTGGGTGACGAGCTGATTCCCGCGAAGATTCTCGGTATTGAGTCCGATCGCGTGATTCGCGGTCATCGCTTTATGGGCGAGCCAGAGTTCACCATCGACAACGCCGATCAGTATCCGCAGCTGTTGCTGGAGCGCGGCAAAGTGGTGGCGGATTACGCCGCGCGTAAAGCCAAAATCAAAGCGGATGCGGAAGCAGCGGCACAGAAGATTGGCGGCATCGCCGATCTGAGCGAAAGCCTGCTGGAAGAAGTGACCTCGCTGGTGGAATTCCCGGTGGTGCTGACGGCGAAATTCGAAGAGAAGTTCCTCGCGGTGCCAGCTGAAGCGCTGGTTTACACCATGAAAGGTGACCAGAAGTACTTCCCGGTGTACGACGCGGCGGGCAAGCTGCTGCCGAATTTCATCTTCGTCACCAACATCGAATCCAAAGATCCTCAGCAGATTATCTCCGGTAACGAGAAGGTCGTGCGCCCGCGCCTGGCAGATGCGGAGTTCTTCTTTAACTCTGACCGCAAAAAGCGTCTGGAAGATAATCTGCCGCGTCTGGAAACCGTACTGTTCCAGAAAGAGCTGGGTACGCTGCGTGACAAAACGGATCGTATTCAGGCGCTGGCCGGCTGGATTGCGGCGCAGATTGGCGCCGATGTGAATCACGCGACCCGCGCTGGCTTGCTGTCGAAATGTGACCTGATGACCAACATGGTCTTCGAGTTCACCGACACGCAGGGCGTGATGGGCATGCACTACGCGCGCCACGATGGCGAAGCGGAAGATGTGGCCGTTGCGCTGAACGAGCAGTATCAGCCGCGCTTTGCCGGTGACGATCTGCCGTCTAACCCTGTGGCCTGTGCCGTGGCGATTGCCGACAAGATGGACACCCTCGCGGGCATCTTCGGTATCGGTCAGCATCCGAAAGGCGATAAAGACCCGTTCGCACTGCGTCGCGCGGCGCTGGGCGTGCTGCGCATCATCGTTGAGAAAAACCTGCCGCTCGATCTGCAAACGCTGACCGAAGAAGCGGTGCGTTTGTACGGTAGCAAGCTGAGCAACGCTAAAGTGGTCGATGAAGTGATCGACTTTATGCTGGGCCGTTTCCGTACCTGGTATCAGGAAGAGGGCCACAGCGTTGACACCATTCAGGCGGTGTTGGCGCGTCGTCCAACTCGTCCGGCAGACTTCGATGCGCGCATGAAGGCGGTTTCGCACTTCCGTACGCTCGAAGCCGCAGCCACACTGGCCGCTGCTAACAAACGCGTGTCGAATATCCTGGCGAAATCGACCGAAACCCTGAATGACAGCGTGCAGGCTTCCTTGCTGAAAGAGAACGAAGAGATCCAACTGGCGACCTTCGTGACCGCGCTGGGCGATAAGCTGCAGCCGTACTTTGCAGAAGGTCGTTATCAGGATGCGCTGGTGGAACTGGCGCAACTGCGTGAAGCGGTGGACAACTTCTTCGATAAGGTGATGGTTAACGCTGACGATCAGGCGGTGCGTATTAACCGTCTGACGCTGCTGGCACAGCTGCGCCAGCTGTTCCTGCAGGTAGCGGACATTTCGCTGCTGCAGTAATTGGCCCGGTCGCCATGAATGGCGACCCTACGTTGTAGGGTTTGCATTTATGCGCTGATTCGCAATATATGCCTATAAATCAAAGGGGAAGAGAAATCGTCCCCTTTTGTTTTAAAGCCATTGTTGATTTGTAATGTGGAATATTGCGTCCTGTGAATGATGCAAAATACGCAGAACTATCACCTTATTGGGCTCGGCTCGATAAAAAATCACGTGCTCACGATGTGGTAGTGCAAAAACTCGCTCTCCCAAATCGATACGTCTGCGACCTAATTCATGCTCAGAGAGTTGGTTGTAACGTAGATAAATTTTATGTGTATAAACCTCGGTTTTCTCAAGCCCAAAGTTGGCATATCCATATAACCAGATTGCTGCCAGATCTGTTTCAGCTTCCGGCATTACCCTTATCGTCCTTTTCATCTATGCCCACCCTGGCTCTCATTTTTTTAAGGAAAGCATCGATATCCAAGTCGATAGGATCACCACTATCTAAGCCTTCCTGTATCAGCTTCTTTAACTTTTCATGTTTGCTTGACGCCTGCTTCTCTCGTAGCAAGCGCAGCGAGTCGCGCACCACTTCGCTTTGCGTACGGTAGTCGCCGGACTCAACCAGAGATTCAACAAACTCGCGCAGTTCATCGCCTAAATCGATCGTCATGGTACGTGCCATCATCGTTATCCAATGTAAGAGTATTTCTTACATTTTGGCACTTTTTTGCACAACTGGGAATGCGCGTTGCAGCGCAGTTACAGCGAGAACTGCGAGGCAACGCGAGAGATTTTAAGCAGAAGAGGCGGGGAACAGGCGCGCGTCGCGCAGCAGATGATCGTTGCCACGACGCCGGGTGAAGCCGCTGCGGTCAAAGAATTCGAGAATTTGTACCGCCACTTTACGCCCGGTACCGAGCTGGTTGCGGAAATCGGCGGCGCTGGTGCTGCCACCTTGCGTGGCACGCTGACGAATCAGATCGGCAAAGATCTGGATCTGGTCGCTGCGATAGTAGCGATCGCGCACGATCGCCGTAATGTGCCCGAGGCGGGCAGCGGTCAGCAGCAGCGAGCGGATTGCCTGCTCATCGTGCTGTAACGTCAGCGCGATATCGCGCACCCACAACGGCTGGTCGCTAAACAGCGGGCCAACCTGCTGCCACAGTGTTGCTTCCTGCGGGTTAAAGCGCGGTTCGAAATCGGGCAGATGCAGCCAACCCTGGCGCTGTTGCAGGTCTCCTTGTGTCAGCAGCTGATCAATCAGCGCTAGCACCCATTCAGCAGGCTGGTGCGGCAGTGCCACGCGGCGCAGGCGATCGTGCCCGATGCCCGGCACTTCAGGATGCTGCTGATGAAAATGCGCCAGCGACGCCAGCAGCGTCTGCTGCCACGCTGCGGCCTGTTCGGCACTCATGAGCGCGTTGCCGAGCTGCACTGGTGCAATCTTTGCGATTAATGCGTTCAGTGCGGGAGCGGTGAGCTGGCGTGCCCAGCCTAGCTCAGCCGATTCGGTCGGTTGATACGCCAGATGCGCGCGCAGGCTGGTGCCATCATCTTCCGTTGCGGCCAGTTGTTGCAGCCAGGCAAGGTAATCCGCCTGACGTTTGCCGCGCTTTTTGCTGTTAAGCAGCACCACGCGCGCGCCGCCCAGGGTTTGCTGGGCGTTGCTGTCGCGGATAATCAGCCGATCGTTCTCCGCCAGCCACAGCGGCTCATTCAGCACCACTTCCGCTATGTCATCGGCCAGCAGCGTGACGCGTCCGGTGACATGGCTGGCGGCGTGATGGAGATGAATCGGCTGCGAGGTGTTTTTCAATGGCTGTAGCAAGCGCAGCGCCACGGTTAATCGCGTGGAGCCTGGCGGTGGTTGTTGCGCCAGCAGCCAGTCACCGCGCGCAATCTGCGCTTTCTCGACGTCACCGACGATATTCAACGCGATGCGTTCACCGGCCTGCGCCCGCGTCACCGATTGGTTCTGCGCATGCAGCGCGCGCACGCGCAGCGGCAGATTCAGGCTGCTAAGCCACAGCGTGTCACCGACGTTGACTTCCCCCGACAGCGCGGTGCCGGTCACCACTAAACCGGTGCCTTTTAATGTGAAGGCGCGATCGATAGCGAGGCGAAAACGGTAGCGGTCGTCGAACACAGGTTCAGCCAGCGTGCTGAGATGCTGGCGCAACGCGTCGATGCCCTGTTGCGTGTGGCTGCTGGTGACAAACTGCGGCACCGCGAGCCAGCCAAGCTGTTGCGTGAGCTGCGCCACCTGCTGCTGCACTTCGGCGATGCGCGCCTGATCCGCGCGATCCGCTTTGGTCAGCGCCACGCTCAGCGGCGGCTGTCCAGCCAGGCTGAGCAGTTGCAGGTGTTCACGGGTTTGCGGCATCACGCCATCGTCGCAGGCCACCACTAATAGCGCGTGATGAATGCCGCCGATGCCCGCCAGCATATTGGCGAGGAATTTTTCATGGCCCGGCACATCAATAAAGCCGAGCACGCGCCCATCCGGCTGCGGCCAATAGGCGTAGCCGAGATCGATGGTCATACCACGCCGTTTCTCTTCTGGCAGACGATCGGCATCGACGCCGGTTAGCGCCTGCAAGAGCGCGGTTTTGCCGTGATCGACATGTCCAGCGGTGGCAATAATCATGGTACTAAGGCCTGAATCAGGGCGGCTTCATCATCGAGGCAACGCAAATCGAGCCACAGTTTGCCTTCCTGAATACGACCAATCACCGGACGCGGCAGGCTGCGCCAGCGTTGTGACAAATGGGTGAGTTGGCTGCCGCGTCCCTCGCGTGGCGTAAAGGTGATGGCGAAGCTGGGGAGGCGCTCAACCGGCAGCGATCCGCTACCGATTTGTGATGAACAGGGCGCTATTGCCAGTGAAAACTGCTGGTTATAAGCGTGTTCCAGTGCTGGCATCAGGCGCTCGGCCTGCTGCAGAATATCGTGCGCAGAACGCGTCAGCAGACGCAGCGTGGGTAACGCTTCACGCAAGGTTTCCGGCTGGCGATAGAGCTGTAATGTGGCTTCCAGCGCGGCGAGCGTCATTTTGTCGACGCGCAGCGCACGTTTCAGCGGATGCGACTGTAGCTGGTCAATCAGCGCCTGTTTGCCGACGATAATCCCGGCCTGTGGACCACCCAGCAGCTTATCGCCGGAAAAACTCACCAAACTTACACCGGCAGCAATCAGTTGCTGCGGCATTGGCTCTGCGGGCAGGCCAAATTCGGTCATATCTATGAGCGAACCGCTGCCAAGATCGGTGATCACCGGCAATTGATACGCATCTCCCAGTTCAGCCAACTGCGCTTCAGTTACCGCATGAGTAAAGCCCTGAATTAGATAGTTGCTAGTATGCACCTTCATCAACAGGCCGCTATTTTCGCCGATCGCGGCGCGATAATCCTTCAGATGAGTGCGATTGGTGGTGCCCACCTCGACTAATTTGCAGCCTGCCTGGCGCATCACGTCAGGAATACGGAAGGCGCCGCCAATCTCAACGAGTTCGCCGCGCGAGACAATCACTTCACGGCCCGGCGCTAAGGCCGCCAGCATCAATAAAACCGCCGCCGCGTTGTTATTGACGATGCATGCCGCTTCCGCGCCGGTTAACTCGCACAGTAACGCGCTGACCGCACGATCGCGATGGCCGCGAGCGGCGTCATCCAGCGCATATTCCAGCGTCACCGGCTGGCGCAAGCAGTTAACCACCGCGTCGATGGCGCGATCGCTGAGTTGCGCCCGGCCGAGATTGGTGTGCAGCACGGTGCCGGTGAGATTGAACACCGGACGCAGCGCACTTTGCTGCTGGTGCTGAGAGCGCCGCAATGCTTCGTCCGGCCAGCTGGCGTGCCAGGCGGGTAACGTTTGCTGCTGCTGAATGTGTTCACGCGCTTCCTGCTGCATAGCACGCAGTTGACGGGTGGCAAAGGCAGTACCGAGATCGGCAACCAGCGGCTGCAATGCGGGATCACGCAGCAGGCTATCAATAGCAGGTAATTGACTATAAAGGTTTTTCATCAAGTGACTTA
The sequence above is drawn from the Pantoea nemavictus genome and encodes:
- a CDS encoding RidA family protein, which codes for MKIALSYPGMNASDRPMGPAPLSAAVLHEPMLFISGQVAMDPYSGEIVGQDIASQTRQVLKNVGDLLSEAQMTFDNVVRVTIYLTDLSTFSEMNAAYSEFFQFPFPARATVGIQLNHPDLLVEMEVTAMR
- a CDS encoding type II toxin-antitoxin system RelE/ParE family toxin, with protein sequence MPEAETDLAAIWLYGYANFGLEKTEVYTHKIYLRYNQLSEHELGRRRIDLGERVFALPHREHVIFYRAEPNKVIVLRILHHSQDAIFHITNQQWL
- a CDS encoding type II toxin-antitoxin system ParD family antitoxin translates to MARTMTIDLGDELREFVESLVESGDYRTQSEVVRDSLRLLREKQASSKHEKLKKLIQEGLDSGDPIDLDIDAFLKKMRARVGIDEKDDKGNAGS
- the glyQ gene encoding glycine--tRNA ligase subunit alpha, producing the protein MQKFDTKTFQGLILTLQDYWARQGCTIVQPLDMEVGAGTSHPMTCLRALGPEPMATAYVQPSRRPTDGRYGENPNRLQHYYQFQVVIKPNPDNLQELYLGSLKELGMDPTIHDIRFVEDNWENPTLGAWGLGWEVWLNGMEVTQFTYFQQVGGLECKPVTGEITYGLERLAMYIQGVDSVYDLVWSDGPFGKTTYGEVFHQNEVEQSTYNFEYADVDFLFTCFEQYEKEAQQLLALEKPLPLPAYERILKAAHSFNLLDARKAISVTERQRYILRIRTLTKAVAEAYYASREALGFPLCNKNK
- the glyS gene encoding glycine--tRNA ligase subunit beta, which translates into the protein MTDKTFLVEIGTEELPPKALRSLAEAFAAHFTAELDSAGLTHGEVSWFAAPRRLALKVATLAAAQPDREVEKRGPAIAAAFDADGNATKAAEGWARGNGITVAQAERLSTDKGEWLVHRAAITGESAQALLPAMVATALSKLPIPKLMRWGASDVQFVRPVHTVTLLLGDELIPAKILGIESDRVIRGHRFMGEPEFTIDNADQYPQLLLERGKVVADYAARKAKIKADAEAAAQKIGGIADLSESLLEEVTSLVEFPVVLTAKFEEKFLAVPAEALVYTMKGDQKYFPVYDAAGKLLPNFIFVTNIESKDPQQIISGNEKVVRPRLADAEFFFNSDRKKRLEDNLPRLETVLFQKELGTLRDKTDRIQALAGWIAAQIGADVNHATRAGLLSKCDLMTNMVFEFTDTQGVMGMHYARHDGEAEDVAVALNEQYQPRFAGDDLPSNPVACAVAIADKMDTLAGIFGIGQHPKGDKDPFALRRAALGVLRIIVEKNLPLDLQTLTEEAVRLYGSKLSNAKVVDEVIDFMLGRFRTWYQEEGHSVDTIQAVLARRPTRPADFDARMKAVSHFRTLEAAATLAAANKRVSNILAKSTETLNDSVQASLLKENEEIQLATFVTALGDKLQPYFAEGRYQDALVELAQLREAVDNFFDKVMVNADDQAVRINRLTLLAQLRQLFLQVADISLLQ
- a CDS encoding transporter substrate-binding domain-containing protein — its product is MKFARTALLISGLTGSLLAGISSAHAASTDPITPTASDFAAMAQCKALQTKYPALKGKDLVVGLGGYTKGFEAPSEKDPSIIEGLDPSLFERISSCLGAKHSYQSGSFNVLLTSISSGRADIGPMLYVTEERMKQIAFVASMQVQDGSILAQGNPKKINSVDDLCGKTVAAAAGSYEANKLVPEQSAKCSAAGKPEVSMLMVQNTDNSIQAVKSGRADVYLTEAGSAIAIAKADKTLQSGFTVDLPIMVGFPIAKDNATLRAAVLDAMKVIQESGVQKKLLDYWGQGSAAERPVVARG
- the selB gene encoding selenocysteine-specific translation elongation factor, giving the protein MIIATAGHVDHGKTALLQALTGVDADRLPEEKRRGMTIDLGYAYWPQPDGRVLGFIDVPGHEKFLANMLAGIGGIHHALLVVACDDGVMPQTREHLQLLSLAGQPPLSVALTKADRADQARIAEVQQQVAQLTQQLGWLAVPQFVTSSHTQQGIDALRQHLSTLAEPVFDDRYRFRLAIDRAFTLKGTGLVVTGTALSGEVNVGDTLWLSSLNLPLRVRALHAQNQSVTRAQAGERIALNIVGDVEKAQIARGDWLLAQQPPPGSTRLTVALRLLQPLKNTSQPIHLHHAASHVTGRVTLLADDIAEVVLNEPLWLAENDRLIIRDSNAQQTLGGARVVLLNSKKRGKRQADYLAWLQQLAATEDDGTSLRAHLAYQPTESAELGWARQLTAPALNALIAKIAPVQLGNALMSAEQAAAWQQTLLASLAHFHQQHPEVPGIGHDRLRRVALPHQPAEWVLALIDQLLTQGDLQQRQGWLHLPDFEPRFNPQEATLWQQVGPLFSDQPLWVRDIALTLQHDEQAIRSLLLTAARLGHITAIVRDRYYRSDQIQIFADLIRQRATQGGSTSAADFRNQLGTGRKVAVQILEFFDRSGFTRRRGNDHLLRDARLFPASSA
- a CDS encoding D-2-hydroxyacid dehydrogenase, with the protein product MHIHIENDASAPHALHLSLEQLQQQLNAHAQLRNHFTLSENSDAAQTASFLARCDILWSGRKLALDQFSTPHLGWVQVMSAGVEQWLAHWPQGVTLTNASGVHGDKGAEFILMAALMFNFGIPGFLQDQAQRLWRPTFGGCARGKTVLLLGVGGIGAAAANLLSAQGYRVIGVTRSGQRDANVARCIRIDAVDEVLPQVDVVVSTLPLTPQTHNLFDRQRLDRLPARAGIVIVGRADVFDYSALREKLQAGELAGAVLDVYPQEPLPVDDPLWHTPGVVMTPHCSLDDHSAYLAGCLEVFLDNLARYRHGQPLRNQVDAARGY
- the selA gene encoding L-seryl-tRNA(Sec) selenium transferase, with protein sequence MKNLYSQLPAIDSLLRDPALQPLVADLGTAFATRQLRAMQQEAREHIQQQQTLPAWHASWPDEALRRSQHQQQSALRPVFNLTGTVLHTNLGRAQLSDRAIDAVVNCLRQPVTLEYALDDAARGHRDRAVSALLCELTGAEAACIVNNNAAAVLLMLAALAPGREVIVSRGELVEIGGAFRIPDVMRQAGCKLVEVGTTNRTHLKDYRAAIGENSGLLMKVHTSNYLIQGFTHAVTEAQLAELGDAYQLPVITDLGSGSLIDMTEFGLPAEPMPQQLIAAGVSLVSFSGDKLLGGPQAGIIVGKQALIDQLQSHPLKRALRVDKMTLAALEATLQLYRQPETLREALPTLRLLTRSAHDILQQAERLMPALEHAYNQQFSLAIAPCSSQIGSGSLPVERLPSFAITFTPREGRGSQLTHLSQRWRSLPRPVIGRIQEGKLWLDLRCLDDEAALIQALVP